In the Phaseolus vulgaris cultivar G19833 chromosome 7, P. vulgaris v2.0, whole genome shotgun sequence genome, one interval contains:
- the LOC137829460 gene encoding uncharacterized protein translates to MNDDNVELSSLASVEEMKGNASGIVLCPKPRRVRVFASISTKSLRWKCFQQGEESNSKAGTELQDITSLIQDGDVSSPPFLLGSPPVRVDNPLIKDAQFGYEKHVFQSSSSPSSASSSSGLFSPSSPLRSVRMNFGIKSAAVRVVGFDCHVGTFA, encoded by the coding sequence ATGAACGATGATAATGTTGAGTTGAGTTCTTTAGCAAGTGTTGAAGAAATGAAGGGCAATGCAAGTGGTATTGTTCTTTGTCCTAAACCAAGAAGAGTTAGGGTTTTTGCCAGCATCTCAACAAAGTCATTGAGATGGAAATGTTTCCAACAAGGTGAAGAGTCAAATTCAAAAGCAGGGACAGAACTTCAAGACATCACTTCTTTGATCCAAGATGGAGATGTTTCCTCACCCCCATTTCTTCTTGGCTCTCCTCCTGTGAGAGTGGATAACCCTTTGATCAAAGATGCACAATTTGGATATGAAAAACATGTTTTTCAGTCAtcatcttctccttcttctgCTTCATCATCATCAGGTTTATTTTCTCCCTCTTCCCCTTTGAGGAGTGTGAGAATGAACTTTGGAATCAAATCTGCTGCTGTTAGAGTAGTAGGGTTTGATTGCCATGTTGGAACTTTTGCTTGA
- the LOC137828354 gene encoding deoxypodophyllotoxin synthase-like isoform X2 yields MGSETQSQLQVVDFTNQNLKEGTETWVSTCQVVRSALEDHGAFLALYDNISLQTYDSIYSEMSKLFDLSTETKRRKTTEKPIFSYSGQRPSIPLYESAGIINPLSFQDCQKYTHVMWPQGNHHFCKSVNSYAKNLVELDHIVKRMMFESYGVERKKLESLLESTEYVLRGYKYRKPEVGESNLGVPPHSDTALLTILNQKVWSNGRIPACEHRVLVKSKKERYSMGLLSYVNKIMEPEEGLVDEEHPLRYKPLDHYGYLRFFITEEALKSDSRINAYCGI; encoded by the exons ATGGGATCCGAAACACAGTCTCAGCTACAAGTTGTAGACTTCACTAACCAAAATCTGAAAGAAGGAACAGAAACATGGGTTTCAACTTGTCAAGTAGTGCGTAGTGCACTTGAGGATCATGGTGCTTTCTTGGCACTCTATGATAACATCAGTTTGCAGACATATGACTCTATTTACTCAGAAATGAGCAAACTTTTTGACCTCTCAACAGAAACAAAACGAAGGAAAACCACTGAAAAACCTATATTCAGCTACTCTGGCCAGCGACCTTCGATTCCTTTGTATGAATCTGCAGGTATCATCAATCCACTCAGCTTTCAGGATTGCCAGAAATACACACATGTTATGTGGCCACAAGGAAATCATCATTTCTG TAAAAGTGTGAATTCCTATGCTAAGAACCTAGTGGAACTTGATCATATTGTGAAGAGAATGATGTTTGAGAGCTATGGAGTGGAGAGGAAGAAACTTGAGTCTTTACTTGAATCAACTGAATATGTTCTTCGAGGCTACAAATACAGAAAACCAGAAGTGGGTGAGAGCAATTTGGGAGTGCCTCCTCATTCTGACACTGCTCTTCTAACTATACTGAATCAGAAG GTATGGAGTAATGGCAGAATACCAGCTTGTGAACACAGAGTTTTAGTGAAgtcaaagaaagaaagatacTCAATGGGACTACTTTCATATGTTAACAAGATAATGGAACCAGAAGAGGGGCTAGTTGATGAGGAACATCCTCTACGTTATAAACCACTAGACCACTATGGATACCTACGTTTCTTTATCACTGAAGAAGCCTTAAAATCTGATTCCAGGATCAATGCATACTGTGGTATTTGA
- the LOC137828354 gene encoding probable 2-oxoglutarate-dependent dioxygenase AOP1 isoform X1, which produces MGSETQSQLQVVDFTNQNLKEGTETWVSTCQVVRSALEDHGAFLALYDNISLQTYDSIYSEMSKLFDLSTETKRRKTTEKPIFSYSGQRPSIPLYESAGIINPLSFQDCQKYTHVMWPQGNHHFCKSVNSYAKNLVELDHIVKRMMFESYGVERKKLESLLESTEYVLRGYKYRKPEVGESNLGVPPHSDTALLTILNQKVEGLGVKLKGGEWFEVGVSPSLYLVMGGDALMVWSNGRIPACEHRVLVKSKKERYSMGLLSYVNKIMEPEEGLVDEEHPLRYKPLDHYGYLRFFITEEALKSDSRINAYCGI; this is translated from the exons ATGGGATCCGAAACACAGTCTCAGCTACAAGTTGTAGACTTCACTAACCAAAATCTGAAAGAAGGAACAGAAACATGGGTTTCAACTTGTCAAGTAGTGCGTAGTGCACTTGAGGATCATGGTGCTTTCTTGGCACTCTATGATAACATCAGTTTGCAGACATATGACTCTATTTACTCAGAAATGAGCAAACTTTTTGACCTCTCAACAGAAACAAAACGAAGGAAAACCACTGAAAAACCTATATTCAGCTACTCTGGCCAGCGACCTTCGATTCCTTTGTATGAATCTGCAGGTATCATCAATCCACTCAGCTTTCAGGATTGCCAGAAATACACACATGTTATGTGGCCACAAGGAAATCATCATTTCTG TAAAAGTGTGAATTCCTATGCTAAGAACCTAGTGGAACTTGATCATATTGTGAAGAGAATGATGTTTGAGAGCTATGGAGTGGAGAGGAAGAAACTTGAGTCTTTACTTGAATCAACTGAATATGTTCTTCGAGGCTACAAATACAGAAAACCAGAAGTGGGTGAGAGCAATTTGGGAGTGCCTCCTCATTCTGACACTGCTCTTCTAACTATACTGAATCAGAAGGTAGAAGGCTTGGGGGTCAAATTGAAGGGTGGGGAATGGTTTGAGGTTGGTGTTTCACCTTCCTTGTATTTGGTAATGGGTGGTGATGCATTGATG GTATGGAGTAATGGCAGAATACCAGCTTGTGAACACAGAGTTTTAGTGAAgtcaaagaaagaaagatacTCAATGGGACTACTTTCATATGTTAACAAGATAATGGAACCAGAAGAGGGGCTAGTTGATGAGGAACATCCTCTACGTTATAAACCACTAGACCACTATGGATACCTACGTTTCTTTATCACTGAAGAAGCCTTAAAATCTGATTCCAGGATCAATGCATACTGTGGTATTTGA